The following are encoded in a window of Thermodesulfobacterium geofontis OPF15 genomic DNA:
- a CDS encoding type II toxin-antitoxin system HicA family toxin, which produces MFKLKNISGEEVIRRLEKLGFYKVRQRGSHVVLKKQTSEGEIVCVVPLHKELAIGTLRGILRQAKLTIEEFLSCE; this is translated from the coding sequence ATGTTTAAACTAAAGAATATTTCAGGTGAAGAAGTTATAAGAAGATTAGAGAAATTAGGATTTTATAAAGTTCGTCAACGTGGCAGTCATGTAGTTTTAAAGAAGCAAACATCTGAAGGAGAAATTGTTTGTGTAGTTCCTTTGCACAAGGAGTTAGCAATAGGTACTTTACGTGGTATTTTAAGACAGGCCAAGCTTACAATTGAAGAATTTTTAAGTTGCGAATAA
- a CDS encoding glycosyltransferase codes for MKVLHLGKLCPPNEGGIEVFSFDLLEALNKKGIKVDLLCFGEDTREDNYNNFKYFACKMNLKLNSAPLSYDYIKTYRKIIEHYDIIHVHSPNPLAEILTLITDKKIIIHWHSDIVRQKISYFFYKPIQQKVLKKADKIIATSLQYLETSKQIKSYKNKAIVIPLGLNPKRLKINEQDLREFDGIKEKINNKKVVLAVGRLIEYKGFEYLVEASQFLKDDTVVLIAGGGPLYGTLKDKIEKLNLKDKVLLLGRVNNVSVYMKNCDLFCLPSISRNEAFGLVLVEALYFGKPLVTTNVEGSGMNYINKHNETGLIVPPKNPKALAEAINTILSDEKLYEKFSKNAFERFKEFEIDSVADRIIEVYEIVLKK; via the coding sequence ATGAAAGTGCTCCATCTTGGCAAACTTTGTCCACCTAATGAAGGGGGTATAGAGGTTTTTTCTTTTGACCTACTTGAAGCTTTAAATAAAAAAGGCATAAAAGTGGATTTACTTTGTTTTGGTGAGGACACAAGAGAGGATAACTATAATAACTTTAAATATTTTGCTTGCAAGATGAATCTTAAGTTGAATTCTGCCCCTTTATCTTATGATTATATCAAAACTTATAGAAAAATAATTGAGCACTACGATATTATTCATGTGCATAGCCCGAATCCATTGGCTGAAATATTGACATTAATAACGGATAAAAAAATTATAATTCATTGGCACTCAGATATAGTAAGACAGAAAATTTCTTATTTTTTTTATAAACCTATTCAGCAAAAGGTTTTAAAAAAGGCAGATAAAATAATAGCAACTTCTCTTCAATATCTCGAAACATCCAAACAAATAAAAAGCTACAAAAATAAAGCAATAGTGATTCCTTTAGGGCTAAACCCAAAAAGGCTTAAGATTAACGAACAGGACTTAAGGGAATTTGATGGAATAAAAGAAAAGATAAACAATAAGAAGGTCGTTTTAGCTGTTGGGAGGCTTATAGAATACAAAGGTTTTGAATACCTCGTCGAGGCGAGCCAATTTTTAAAAGATGATACAGTTGTTCTTATAGCTGGTGGAGGTCCTTTGTATGGAACTTTAAAAGACAAAATTGAAAAATTAAACCTGAAGGATAAGGTCTTATTGCTTGGCAGAGTCAATAATGTATCGGTGTATATGAAAAATTGTGATCTATTTTGTCTACCCTCTATTAGTAGAAATGAAGCTTTCGGTTTGGTTTTAGTAGAAGCTTTATATTTTGGGAAACCTCTCGTTACAACAAATGTAGAAGGATCTGGAATGAATTATATAAATAAACATAACGAAACTGGATTGATTGTTCCTCCTAAAAATCCAAAAGCATTGGCAGAGGCTATAAATACAATTTTATCTGATGAAAAACTTTACGAAAAATTTTCAAAAAACGCTTTTGAAAGATTTAAAGAATTTGAAATTGATTCGGTAGCTGATAGAATAATAGAAGTTTATGAAATAGTTTTGAAAAAATAA
- the rfbD gene encoding dTDP-4-dehydrorhamnose reductase codes for MKFLITGARGQLAREFISYFQEKGYGFAAFPKDELDVSDFEKVYQTIKEIKPDIIINCSAYNQVDLAEKEKHLAYKVNTIGVYNLAISAREIKAKLVHYSTDYVFDGTKTGFYTEEDQPNPLNEYGKSKLFGEFFIQEVLENYLIFRVSWVYGKGTQNFLYKLEEWAKKQEVLKIAVDEFSVPTSTRTIVEVTLKALDEGLTGLSHLTNSGYASRYEWAKEYFKLKGINKLIYPALQADFNLPAKRPKWSVMSNEKISKALGITIRDWREELKSLIR; via the coding sequence ATGAAATTTCTTATTACTGGGGCACGAGGACAGCTTGCAAGAGAATTTATATCCTATTTTCAAGAAAAAGGCTATGGTTTTGCTGCTTTCCCTAAGGACGAGCTTGATGTTTCCGACTTTGAGAAAGTTTATCAAACAATCAAAGAGATTAAACCAGATATTATTATTAATTGTTCAGCTTACAATCAGGTAGATTTAGCTGAAAAGGAAAAACATCTTGCCTATAAAGTAAATACTATCGGGGTTTATAACTTAGCCATCTCTGCAAGAGAAATTAAGGCAAAGCTTGTTCATTACTCAACGGATTATGTGTTTGACGGGACAAAGACAGGATTTTATACGGAGGAAGATCAGCCTAATCCCCTAAATGAATATGGAAAAAGTAAACTTTTTGGGGAATTCTTTATACAAGAAGTACTTGAAAATTATCTAATCTTTCGGGTAAGCTGGGTTTATGGAAAGGGTACTCAAAACTTTCTTTATAAGCTTGAAGAATGGGCTAAGAAACAGGAAGTATTAAAAATAGCGGTTGATGAGTTTTCGGTGCCAACATCTACCAGAACGATCGTTGAAGTAACCCTTAAGGCTCTTGATGAGGGATTGACCGGGCTTTCTCATCTAACAAATTCTGGCTATGCCTCTCGCTATGAGTGGGCAAAAGAGTATTTTAAGTTAAAAGGGATAAATAAGCTTATTTATCCTGCTTTGCAAGCTGATTTTAATCTTCCTGCTAAAAGACCAAAGTGGTCGGTGATGAGTAATGAAAAAATTAGCAAAGCCTTAGGGATCACTATAAGAGACTGGAGGGAGGAGTTAAAAAGTTTAATTAGATGA
- the rfbC gene encoding dTDP-4-dehydrorhamnose 3,5-epimerase, translating to MPFEFIRLEIPDVVLVKPKVFEDDRGFFMETYKASDFAKAGIDFSFCQDNHSKSKKGVLRGLHYQLEPKAQGKLIRCIKGKIWDVAVDLRLGSPWFGKWIAVELSEENKCMLWIPAGFAHGFVALEDCEIIYKCTEEYAPELDRGIIWNDPDLNIPWPIKDPILSSKDAKLPRLKDAEINFYYRG from the coding sequence ATGCCCTTTGAATTTATAAGACTTGAGATTCCAGATGTAGTGCTTGTTAAGCCTAAGGTTTTTGAGGATGATAGAGGCTTTTTTATGGAAACATACAAGGCTTCTGATTTCGCAAAGGCTGGGATAGATTTTTCTTTTTGCCAGGATAATCATTCTAAATCTAAAAAGGGTGTACTGAGAGGGTTACATTATCAGCTTGAGCCAAAGGCGCAAGGAAAGCTTATAAGGTGTATTAAAGGAAAGATTTGGGATGTTGCAGTTGACCTTCGCCTTGGCTCTCCTTGGTTTGGGAAATGGATTGCGGTAGAACTTTCCGAAGAAAATAAATGCATGCTGTGGATCCCAGCTGGCTTTGCCCACGGGTTTGTTGCACTTGAAGATTGTGAAATAATCTATAAATGCACTGAGGAATATGCACCAGAATTAGACCGAGGGATAATCTGGAATGATCCAGATTTAAACATTCCTTGGCCTATTAAAGATCCGATACTTTCTTCTAAAGATGCAAAGCTACCGAGGCTAAAGGATGCTGAAATAAATTTTTATTACAGAGGTTAG
- a CDS encoding DUF2281 domain-containing protein → MSTIKNNLKDLIDQLPPELQQEVQDFVEFLLEKKVIKFKKEKRKKLKLDWRGALRDLRTKYTSVDLQHKILEWWND, encoded by the coding sequence AAAACAATTTAAAAGATTTAATCGATCAATTACCTCCTGAACTTCAGCAAGAAGTACAAGACTTTGTAGAATTTCTTTTAGAAAAAAAGGTAATTAAATTTAAGAAAGAGAAAAGAAAAAAATTAAAACTCGATTGGAGAGGAGCTCTTCGTGATTTGCGTACTAAATATACTTCAGTGGATTTACAACATAAAATTCTTGAATGGTGGAATGATTGA
- a CDS encoding type II toxin-antitoxin system HicB family antitoxin has translation MRTFTAVIYKEGDIYVAECPEVGTVSQGYTIEEAIANLKEATELYLEECLSKEGSSTGLYIKEFVLRKSSKPIISTFDTTINV, from the coding sequence ATACGTACATTTACTGCTGTTATTTATAAAGAAGGTGATATTTACGTAGCAGAATGTCCTGAAGTTGGGACGGTAAGCCAGGGATACACAATTGAGGAAGCAATTGCTAATCTTAAAGAGGCAACTGAGCTGTATCTTGAAGAATGCTTATCAAAAGAAGGGTCATCAACTGGTTTATATATTAAAGAGTTTGTACTAAGAAAGAGCTCGAAGCCTATTATTTCTACTTTTGACACTACAATTAATGTTTAA
- the rfbB gene encoding dTDP-glucose 4,6-dehydratase, producing MKLLVTGGAGFIGSEFVRQAVRKGYQVAVVDALTYAGDLERLKEVKSKINFYQVDIKDYACLEEVFKQERPDAVVHFAAESHVDRSILEPRAFLQTNIEGTFNILELAKAFKVKRFVNVSTDEVYGELGDAGKFTEDSPLKPNSPYSVSKASQDMLGRAYFRTYGLPVITVRPSNNYGPWQYPEKLIPVVIAKALKDEPIPIYGTGQNVREWLYVSDCAEAILMVLERGIPGEVYNIASGIEKRNIEVVKAILKLLGKPESLIEFVKDRPGHDYRYAMDASKINRELGWKAKTDFETGLALTVRWYLEHRDWLERKVAELKDFWKKVYKK from the coding sequence ATGAAGCTACTTGTTACAGGAGGAGCAGGTTTCATTGGGAGTGAATTTGTTAGGCAAGCAGTTAGAAAGGGCTATCAGGTTGCGGTAGTTGACGCCCTTACCTACGCAGGCGACCTTGAAAGACTAAAAGAGGTTAAATCTAAGATAAACTTTTATCAAGTAGATATTAAAGATTATGCTTGTCTTGAGGAGGTATTTAAGCAGGAAAGACCTGATGCAGTAGTCCATTTTGCTGCAGAAAGTCATGTAGATAGGAGCATCCTTGAACCAAGAGCCTTTTTACAAACAAACATTGAGGGGACTTTTAATATACTTGAGCTTGCCAAGGCTTTTAAAGTTAAAAGATTTGTTAATGTGTCAACCGATGAAGTTTATGGCGAGCTTGGGGATGCCGGAAAGTTTACGGAAGATTCTCCTCTTAAGCCCAATTCTCCTTATTCGGTCAGCAAAGCAAGTCAAGACATGCTTGGAAGGGCTTATTTTAGAACCTATGGTCTTCCTGTGATTACTGTTAGACCATCAAATAACTACGGGCCTTGGCAGTATCCGGAAAAGCTAATTCCTGTAGTTATAGCTAAGGCATTAAAAGATGAGCCTATCCCAATATATGGCACAGGGCAAAACGTGAGGGAATGGTTATACGTTTCTGATTGTGCAGAGGCTATTTTAATGGTTTTGGAAAGGGGTATTCCAGGTGAGGTCTACAACATCGCAAGCGGGATTGAAAAGAGAAACATAGAGGTGGTAAAGGCAATACTTAAGCTCCTTGGAAAACCTGAAAGTTTGATCGAGTTCGTAAAGGATAGACCAGGACATGACTATAGATACGCGATGGATGCAAGTAAAATTAATAGGGAGCTTGGCTGGAAGGCAAAGACTGATTTTGAAACTGGACTGGCTCTAACAGTTAGGTGGTATTTGGAACACAGAGATTGGCTTGAAAGAAAGGTAGCTGAGCTTAAAGATTTCTGGAAGAAAGTTTACAAAAAATGA
- a CDS encoding type II toxin-antitoxin system VapC family toxin, whose protein sequence is MYLLDTNIFLELILDQEKADDVEKFLRSAQKEKLYISEFSLYSVGIILFRQKLYDIFIRFVDDLIFTYGIHLVKLAPKDIKQLVEVAKQFNLDFDDAYQYTIAELYDLKIVSFDSDFDRTKRGRKTPEDILKEFKL, encoded by the coding sequence ATGTATCTTCTTGATACTAATATCTTTTTGGAATTAATTCTTGATCAAGAAAAAGCTGATGATGTTGAAAAATTTTTGCGTTCTGCTCAAAAAGAAAAACTTTATATTTCTGAATTCTCTCTTTATTCTGTAGGCATTATACTGTTTAGACAAAAATTATATGACATATTTATAAGATTTGTAGATGATCTTATCTTTACTTATGGAATTCATTTAGTGAAATTAGCTCCAAAAGATATTAAACAATTGGTAGAAGTTGCTAAACAATTTAATCTTGATTTTGATGATGCATATCAATACACCATAGCTGAACTTTATGATCTTAAGATTGTCAGTTTTGACAGTGATTTTGATCGCACAAAAAGAGGTCGTAAGACCCCAGAAGATATATTAAAAGAGTTTAAACTTTAG
- the rfbA gene encoding glucose-1-phosphate thymidylyltransferase RfbA produces the protein MKAVILAGGSGTRLYPVTQVVNKHLLPIYNKPMIYYPLSLAMLLKIRDIALVVNPQDRESFEKLFGDGSHLGMKISYIIQEKPRGLAEGLILAEKFLDGSSVFYLLGDNVVFGHNLPLVLEEALNEVLTEGGAFCFGYAVPDPERFGVVEFDASGRVLSIEEKPKKPKSNYAVIGVYFFDEKAPEVAKRVKPSKRGEYEITSVLEEYLKEGSLKVKLLGRGFAWFDAGTHDSFLEAGEFVATIEKRTGLMIGCIEEIAYRNGWIDREALIKLAKPLSKTEYGKYLLKLVDE, from the coding sequence ATTAAAGCGGTGATTCTTGCAGGTGGCTCAGGAACAAGGCTTTATCCGGTTACTCAGGTGGTAAATAAGCATCTTCTTCCTATCTACAATAAACCTATGATCTATTATCCCCTCTCTTTAGCTATGCTTTTAAAAATTAGAGACATAGCCTTAGTTGTTAATCCTCAGGATAGGGAGAGCTTTGAAAAGCTTTTTGGGGATGGTTCTCATTTAGGAATGAAGATTTCTTATATTATTCAAGAAAAGCCAAGGGGATTGGCTGAAGGATTAATCCTTGCTGAGAAGTTTTTAGATGGAAGCAGTGTTTTCTATCTTCTTGGGGATAATGTAGTTTTTGGGCATAATTTGCCTTTAGTTTTAGAAGAAGCTTTAAATGAGGTTTTAACAGAGGGTGGGGCTTTTTGCTTTGGCTATGCAGTGCCAGACCCTGAAAGGTTTGGTGTAGTTGAGTTTGATGCCTCTGGGAGAGTTCTTTCAATTGAAGAAAAGCCAAAAAAGCCAAAATCTAATTATGCGGTGATAGGAGTTTACTTCTTTGATGAGAAGGCACCTGAAGTGGCAAAAAGAGTTAAGCCCTCAAAAAGGGGAGAGTATGAGATAACTTCTGTGCTTGAAGAGTATTTAAAAGAGGGGAGTTTAAAGGTAAAGCTACTTGGAAGAGGTTTTGCCTGGTTTGATGCAGGAACTCATGATAGCTTTTTAGAAGCAGGGGAGTTTGTAGCAACGATTGAAAAGCGAACCGGACTTATGATTGGGTGTATAGAAGAGATTGCTTACAGAAACGGCTGGATTGATAGAGAAGCCTTGATTAAACTTGCAAAGCCTTTAAGCAAAACTGAGTATGGGAAGTATTTGTTGAAATTGGTTGATGAGTAG